GCACTGGGGTCGAGCGTCGGAGACAAGTATTGGAGCCTTTTACCGAGGCCATGCAccagagctctgcacaggaaCGTGCACCGGAGCTTTGCAACGAAGCCATGCACCGGGATcgtttttctcctgagctttgCACCAGGACCGTGCATCGAGTGCGGGGCTACATTGCAGGGCCGTTCCGTGATGGAGTAACTGGGAGTATTCCCGCATCCCTTCTTCTTGTCGGGGCCGGGGAAACAAAAATATGGTGAATTGAAGGCAAACAGCAGCCTCGCCACCGGGACCAGTACCCCCGGCACAGCCGGCCTCGAGCCCTTCCCGGGAACAGATTTTGGCGGCCCTCCCGCAGCCCCCGGGACCCCGCGTCCCCTTCCCTTCAGTTGAGGCATCCGCCCTTCGCCACCGCATCTCCGGGACGCGGCCCCAGTGCCGTCGGTTGCAGGTGACGGCCCAACGGCCGCGCATCCCGCCCCGGGCCCCACGGAACGCCGGCCCGGGCTTCCTccaggggcttttttttttcaggaaaaacgAGGCCCTCCCTTCCAGGAAGAACGCTCGGGCCGGGGCCGTCGGAAGAGGCTTCTCTCCTCCATGAAGAGCGGCGATCACCGGGGCTCGGCCGGGAGGTCTCCGTGGGGCCTCGGGGGCCGCGCTCCGCTGTAGCAGCTCAGACGGTCAGTTTCCCGCTGGCCCCTTTCCCGGGCTGGGCCCGTCACGTCGGGGCTTTGCTGGAGCCATTTCCCATTTTCAGAAGTTTCCAGCCCCGGGTCCGGCCAGGCTAGGGGGTCCCGGGCAGACCCCAAATCTGTCCAGATTTTCCCGAAAAGGGTGCGGGTACTCACGACCTCTTCTGGGAGGTAACCGGGGACTCTGTCCTCTCGGCCCCAGTGCTGCCCCGactcccgctgcctcccgcgaGGAACCGTCCCGCCGCGACCCGTGTGTACGTGGGCAGCAACACCGTGCGATCGGGAGCCTGGTCCCGACCCTGCCCGGAGCTCGGTGCCGTCGGGCGGTGATGAGCCCCGGTGGCGGGGATGGTAGATAAACCAACACCCGTGGTCCTGGGGAGTCGACGGGGCCCGGGCGTTCGTTCAGCACTGGCGCAGCGGACAGCTCCACACCGGGCCCAGGCAACCGGCACCGGGAACCAGGCACTGCGCTCGGGCTCCAACGGGCACCGGGAACCGAGCACCGATACTTGGACACCGCGCCGGAGCTCCAACAGAGACCGACATAGGCACCGAGACCAGGCGCGGCGCCGGGGCTTCCGGGGCTCCAACGGGAACTGGCAGCGGGAACTGTGCCGGAAGCCGACCGGGTACCGGGGCTGCCTCCGAGGAACTCGGCCTTGGCCAGCGCGCACTCTCGCCGAAGACACTGTCACGGCGGCCCGGTGCCAGCTCCGGGCACCAGTCTCCGAGCTACCGATCCTAGGGGAACCGGAGCAGTGTCACCGCCGCGGCTCGCCCGTGACGGCGGAGCCGGGGCCTAGCCGGGCTGTCGCTTGGCGGGGGAGTGGGGGGGACACACTGCCTCCCCGGTCTCAAGGGGGAGACCCGTGGGGCAGAGCCGCGTTATATCAGCGCCGCCCCACCGCGGGCCGCTCACTCGCTCGGCGGGAGCAGTGAAGGTCCAGGCACCGGCCGAAAGGCACCGAGGGCTGCCCCGGCAGTGGCGACGGGGGTCGGGCCGGTGCCCCACCATATCCCGGGGCGAAAAGAAAGTGGAGAAAGAAAACCTCGGAATCAACATTGAATATTTATTAATCGCCGTCGGAGGACGCTTGGTAATTACAGGTTGGCCGCGAATCGCACCGGCGGCAGCTCGTCACGGCCGACGAGTCCTTGGCGGGGCCACCCCGCCGGGGACCGGGCTGCAAGCGTCCGGCGAGGCGAGAGGGGAAGCCTGGAAGGAGGCTGGGAGTGCGccccgggggaggggggggagacGGTGCATGCAGTATCGCCAGATCCCGCGGCCCCCCGCCCCCGCGCTCTTCCGCCGCCAAAGCAAAGTGTCCGCGGCGGCGGGACCGGGGAGCGGGAAGCGGCTTCCGGCGCGGGGCGATCTTGCATATCGTTagtcataaatatttattaatcgaaacgaaacagaacagaaacacGAAAGCACTTCTGGTGTCAGGCAGGCAAGTCCCCTTTGCTACAACGGTTTGtggcttctttctcttttttttttttggttgtttttttgttttctttttttcccggctttttttttttttttcaaaatttgtttgtttgttttagggttttgtgggtttcttttttcgttttgaaaacatttatcagaaatcctcctcctcctcctccctggtCTCTAAAAATGCTGGTTTCTCGAAGGTGGCGCGGGCAAGttccaaaaaaaggaaaaagaacagaaatcgCGTGTTCTCTCTCGCTGTGCGGCGTCTCCTGACCGAGGAGATACAGTGAATCGGGGCGAAGACCCACGATGGGGGAGAATTGGCCCCGCCAGCCTCCCCGGCCCCCGCTTGCATAGCTGCGGGCTGCCCGACTGCGGCCAGCTCGGGAAAACCGCGACGGCTCCGCGGGGCGgggcatttcattttttttctttttttttctttttttcttttttttcttttttttctttaaattttcttattttgtttgtttgttcgtTTTCTGTTTCAAGTCTTTAAAACAGGTAAAAAACCGTCCTGACACAGGCGCTGCGAGAGGAGGCTGTCggggggcgggagcggggccgggacCCCCCCCAAAGCAAAGTGCATCCCGGAGCGTCCGCCGGGCGGGCCCGCTTGCATAGATAGAAACGTGGGATCCTCCCTTCGCCTCGTTATTGCTTCGGAAAGGTTCGCTCCTCTCACTCCCacgggccggggcggcgggggtCCGATGTCGGGGGGGGTGAGTGGGATGGGGACGGCGGTGGAGGGGAGAAACAGCTCAAAATCGGtgtggggagaggaaggaaaaaaaaaataaaacgaagtgaaaaggaaaggaggcGGCTCGAGCCAGTGGGACGAGCGGCTCACTCCTCAGggataatgataataataattattattattaatagtaATAATGTATTAAATAAAactaataacaacaataataaaaactattataaattattatttaaattataaTAATCATTTAAGGGGAAAGGGAAATACTCCCAAAAAAGCACTTTGACCCCACGGGGTGCAGAGACCCGCCACCGGAGACGAGTCCCCATATTGCACCAAAACTCGTGGCAGAATCCCTGGGACCGGTCCGCGGGACAGCCGCGGGTGTCCCCCGTGTGCCCCGCCaccacctccagggatggggcggCTGGGAGGGGAGTGGGCTCGGGGCATGGGGGGGTTAGGTGTAGAGATGGGGGGTCAGTCAGTTGTGGAAGAAGGTATTGAGCTCCTCGTACATGGGGCCCCGCTCGTGCGGGAGGTGCATGTCATAGGGGAAGATGTTCTCGGAGTGGACCCCCCCGCGCATCCCCGCCGAACCGAAGACCAGGTTGTGGGCGGCGGGCCGGGAACCGGGCAGCGCCGAGTAGTGCATAGAGTAGTGATAGCTTTTCTCGTGGTCGGGGGAAGAAGAGTCCTGCTTGAGGGAGAAGTTACCATTGATGCAGAGCGGGGGACTGAGCCCACCGTCGTACTCCGAGCTGTTGTAGTCGGGGGACGCGTTGCCGTAGAGGCTCTCGTAGGCGGCGGCGCAGTAGCTGTGTGTCCTCAGCCCGTGGGAACCGGGaccggcggcgggcgggcacTGCGCCGCGGCCAGCCGCGAGCAGGGGTAGGAGTAGGGGTGGACGGCGAAGGAGGCGTTGGGGCCGTGGAAACGGCCTCCCTCCTGACCCTGCTCCGTCAGGAAATTGCGGGAATTGAGCTGCAAGCAACCGGCCACCAGATTGGTGGTGGGCTGGGAGAGCCCCTTGCACAGAGTCTGCACGTAGGAGACCAGGTCGGGCCGTTTGCCCGAACGTAGGATCTCGGAAAGAGCCCAGATGTAGTTCTTGGCCAAACGAAGGGTCTCGATTTTAGAGAGCTTTTGGGTTTTGGAATAGCAGGGAACCACCTTCCGAAGGTTGTCCAGGGCCGCGTTCAGGTCGTGCATTCGATTCCGCTCCCGGGCGTTCGCCTTCTGCCGCCGCAGCTTGGAGCGCTCCAGCCGCGCCTTGGTCATCTTACGCTTCTTGGGGCCGCGTTTCTTGGGCCGCTCGCCCTCCGCCTCCTCCaaaccttcctcctcctcctcttcctcctcctcctcttcgtCCCCGCCTAACTCCCCTTCCTCCTTGCTCTCCCCAAGAGAACCCTCGTGCGGTTCCTCGGGGAGGGAGCAGCCCTTCCCCACCCGCGCCTCCTTCTCGCTGCGGGCATCCTCCTCGCAGTCCTCGGCCCAACCGGCGAATTTCGGGACTTCGGGGACCAGGCTGGGCTCGCTGAAAAGTCGCGTCAACATGGTGGCTGCAGCGGGGGGCAAAGAGCCAGGCGTTACCGGTAGTCTCGCCGTCCCCCCTCCTTCCGCGCCTTCCTCGCCTCCTCCACCACCCCGCGCTCTCCGGGAGCGGCTCCGTGGAACCGAGACAGGCGAAAACGAATTGGGTGTGGGGACGCCCGCTGCCACCGCCCACCTCAGCCATCCAACCCCGGGGACACCGGATCTCCCTTTGGGCGCAGCAACGACTCCCGTGCCCCGATATCCACCCTCCTCGCCGGGGCTCCCGGCGGCCGCCGCCCGCGTCCCGCTCCCCGGACCCGGCGCCCGCCGCGGTGGCGTCCCCCCGGCCCAGTCGGTGCTCTCCCCACCCCCGGTGCCCCACGGGCCGGGCCCGGTGCCGCCGGCCACTCTTTGACGCCTCGAACTTTTCCTCGCCGCGGGCGCGGAGCGGCCCTCTCCACGGCTCAGTCACCACCGTCCCGGGGCCGGCGCGTCAAGGCGCGGCCGCCGCCTTTACCCCCCAGCCGGCCCCATACGCTCTCCGGCCCGGTCAGCCCCGCCCGGGGGCCCCTCGCCCCGGGGCTCCTCCCGGCCACCGGAGCGTGGCCCGTAAAATGCGGCGGCATCAAACGGCGACGCGGCGGGAGCAGCCGCGGCCAgtcccccccccccatccccggGGTCAGCGCGGAAGTGTCGAGCAGCGACACTGCCGGGGTCGCCTCCGGGACCGGTGGGCGCGGCGGGGTCGGAGCTGGGGAGCCAGGGGAGGACGCCCGGGGCGGAGGCCACGTGCGCAGCGGGGAAGTGGGGACGTGGCCCTGCCGGACCTGGGACCCGGGAGTGGCGGCGCGGCGGCTCCGTGCCGATTTCGTTGATGCCGCTGGGCCACCACTGCCCACTCCGTCCCGCCGGGATCGCACCGCCCCGGACGCGCCCAGCCGCGAGGAGGGGGCCTGGGAGGGGAGCGAGGAGGAGAGGGGGTCGAAGCCCCAACAATCCTCTCACCTCGGGGAGGGGAGAGTGCTtcgggggtgggatggggcgaACCCCCATCGACGGGGTCGGCGGGGAGCAGGAGAAGCGAGGGCCGAGGGAGAATGaaagatggggggaaaaaaagatgtggaGGAGAAACACAATCAACATGGAAGTTGCCTTTTCTCCATGCAAGTTTCCTCGCTGCCCTCCCAGCCCTCCACTTCTTACACAACTCACCTTTGGGCGGACCGGAGGAATTCTTATTTCATTGTTCCCAGCATCTTCTGGTACTGGGACGCGGCTCCTTGAggtgctccagcctcctgcagtCCTCTATCCAAAAGGAGGCGAGAGTGGCATCTCTACCCAGCAAAGGGGGtaccagctctgctgccagtgcCATATGGTTGGCACGTCATGCGCGAGAGCTATCACATGAGAGCTAATGATTGACATGCGCTTGCATTCAGGGAGATTTGTCTCTCTGGGGAAGGAGGACTCGCCATCTGTCACTctgttctcaaaaaaaaaaacccctcttccAAATCTCCATCTCTGCCTACACGCCGCAAAATGGGACCCGGGCGAGATGCAGGCGATGGCGGGGCCATGCTGAACAATGGATCCAGCGGGAGGGTGGCAGGGGAGATCAACCATCCTGTCTGGGCCAAGCGTGTTTGGGGTGGCGGATAGGCACCAGGGCGAGGCGGGAGATGCTACAGGGACCCTCACTGGGAGCTGGCATCTGCGGTTGGCCGCAAAATAGACTCACCTGGGTCCATCCCCACCCTCAGCCACTAGCGGAACAGGGATGGCTGTGGTGCCGAGGGCTTGGCATGGGCTGCAGGCTGTGGCTAGGCAGGGACTgagggggaggtggtggtggtggcagtgCCCAGTTTGGTCACACTGGCATGGACAGGGGACTGCAGGTGTGGGTATGGGCAGGGCTGGTgactgcagggctgtgggtcCCACACAGGTGGCATATGGCTCCTCTGGCTTCCTGCTGCCCCATGGCCCCCACTGACACCCTCCTCAGCCATAGAGCTGTGCCAGCCTCAACTGCAGAGCCTGGTGTGCATAGACACAGCCAATCCTTGGCACACACACCCTACACGCACATACAggcatgcacacacatgtgcacactcATGCCCTCCCCTGTGCACACAGGGCCGAAGCCCTCTGTGGATGACAGTCTCATGGTGGCGGAGGTCTGGCCATGCCATGGCACAGCCAGTGAGGCCTTTGTGTGATGGCACCTCCTCACCTGCTGTGGCCCTGTGCAGAGGCATCATCACCTGCCTGGCAGAGGCATTATCACCCCCTGGCCTCCAAATCTGTCCCCACCAAAGTGTGTGTGGAAAAAAATTGCTGCAGCCCTTTCCCTTGTGCTTGAAACTGgtggcaggcagcagcaaggCCAGGGAGGTCATCACAGGGGTGTTGTGCTCCTGAGAGCTGGATCTCGACCCCCTGGCTACAGCCGTTGGGACTGAGCCGTGGGACATTCCCAGGATATCCTCTGTCCCCACAAGCCTGATAGGGCCGGGACCTGCCCAGCACATGCTGGCCATAGATCACAGGCAAAGGCAATGTGGCCACGGTGTGGGCACGGCTGGGACGTGGTGGCAGTGATGGCTGGGGGCTGGCCATGCCCAGCTGTCAGGTCTGTGCCAGTGGTGTTGGTGTCGCCTAACTCCCCCAGTGCAGGTGCCAGGGCTGGCATGTGATAGAGGGGCCTCCACTGGCAGCAAGCATCCCCCCCCCCTACACTCCTGCTGCTGAACCCTCCAACTGTCACTCATGGCTGCAGTTGAGCAGATGGCACCTGGGCTGGGGACGGCCCCCAGGGATGGCTGCAGGGCTCACCCCAGCCCTTGCTGGTGCTGGTGTCATGCTAGGGCACCAATTCCTGGGCAGCCCTCCTGGCACAGCGCAGGCCTTCCCTGCAGCACTGTTCAGCTCCTTCTGTTGCTGCCATCTTCATTTAGCAGG
This window of the Colius striatus isolate bColStr4 chromosome W, bColStr4.1.hap1, whole genome shotgun sequence genome carries:
- the LOC133628555 gene encoding neurogenic differentiation factor 2-like, whose amino-acid sequence is MLTRLFSEPSLVPEVPKFAGWAEDCEEDARSEKEARVGKGCSLPEEPHEGSLGESKEEGELGGDEEEEEEEEEEEGLEEAEGERPKKRGPKKRKMTKARLERSKLRRQKANARERNRMHDLNAALDNLRKVVPCYSKTQKLSKIETLRLAKNYIWALSEILRSGKRPDLVSYVQTLCKGLSQPTTNLVAGCLQLNSRNFLTEQGQEGGRFHGPNASFAVHPYSYPCSRLAAAQCPPAAGPGSHGLRTHSYCAAAYESLYGNASPDYNSSEYDGGLSPPLCINGNFSLKQDSSSPDHEKSYHYSMHYSALPGSRPAAHNLVFGSAGMRGGVHSENIFPYDMHLPHERGPMYEELNTFFHN